One Ornithinicoccus hortensis genomic window, CCGGCCCCAGCCGGAGCGATCGGTCGGGACAGATGTACCGCCGGACGGCGGACATCGCCGTCTACCCGTCGCCGCGCGCGCTTCCTAGCGTGAAACGCATGAGAAACCAGCACCAGACGCAGACCCCGACCACCCCCCTCACCCCGGTGCCGGGGACCGACCTGTCCACCGCCGGCACGGCACGACGCGGCTCGCCGACCCGGCGGGCACTCACCGTGGTGGGCGCGGCGGTGGCCGCGCTGGCCGTGTGGCTGCTCGCCGGACCCGTCCTCGGCATCGACCTCGACGTGCAGCAGACGCCGGACTCGAGCACGCTCGTGCCGGTCACCGCGAGCGCCGTGGTGATCTCCTCGGTGCTCGCCGGGCTGCTCGGCTGGGCGCTGTTGGCCTTGCTGGAGCGCTGGGGCACCCGGGGCGTCATCGTATGGCGATCGGTCGCCGGCGCGATCACGCTGCTGTCCCTCGGTGGCCCCCTCTCGTTGGCCCAGAGCACCGGCGGCGCCGTCGTGCTCGCCCTGCTGCACCTGGTCGTGGCCGGGGTGCTCCTCGTGGCGCTGCCCCGCGGCCGCAGCACCGCCCGATGAGCTCCCGGACCGGGCCGCAGAAAATGGATCCCGCAGGTCAGCGGCTCGGCGTACCGTGGACGGGAGTGGATCCGATGGACGAAGGGCCGTCAGACGCCAGCGCGTGCGCGGGCGCCTCGACACACCTCACCCGCAGCCCGCTGGCCCGGTACGGCCAGTGGCTCATCCTGGTCTGGGCGCCGCTGCTGCTGGGCGCCTACGTCCTCGCGGCCGCCTCCGACCACCAGTGGCGCGACCTGACCCTGCTGCTCGCGGCCTGCGCGGCCTTCGTGCTGTCCATCGTCAACTTCTACCGGCCGCGCAGCATCCGGCGGTTCACCGTCCCGGCCTGGCTCCCGCTGCTCGTCCTGGCAGCCGTGGTCGTCATGATCCTGTCGACGACCCGGACCGTCGCGAGCTCGGAGCTGGCCTTCGTCAGCGTGGCGCTCCTGGTCATCACGGCCGCGGTCGTCCTGCCACCGCGGATCGTGCCGGCCGTCATCGTCGCGGTGGCCGTGTGCGGTGCCGTCGCAGGGCTGCTCGCCGGATGGGGCTGGGGGCTGGTCAGCTGGCTGACGGTGACGACCGTGCTCAGCGGCATGGGTACCTTCCTGGTCCACCAGTTGGCCGCCACGATCCGCGAGCTGGACCGGACCCGCCGTCAGCTGGCCGAGGCGGCGGTCAGTGCCGAACGGGTGCGCTTCTCCCGTGACCTGCACGACCTGCTCGGCCACACCCTGTCGGTGATCGTGGTCAAGGCCGAGGCGGTGCGCCGCCTGGCCGAGGCCGACCCCGCTGCCGCGGCGGCCCACGGAGCCGAGATCGAGGCCCTGGGCCGGTCGGCCCTCACCGAGGTCCGTCAGGCGGTGGCCGGCTACCGGGAGGGTGGCCTCGAGGACGAGGTGTCCCGCGCCGCGGCCGCCCTCCGGGCCGGCGGCATCCGGCCCGTGATCGGGCACGTGCCGCCGGGCCTGGACCCCGGCGCCGAGCGCCAGCTGGCCTGGGTGGTCCGCGAGGCGACCACCAACGTGCTCCGTCACTCGGGCGCGAGCACCTGCCGGGTCCTGGTGGACCGACCCGCCGGTGGGGCCCGGGTGACCGTCGCCGACGACGGACACGGCACACCCGGCGGCCTGGCCAACGGCACCGGCCTGGTCGGTCTCCGGGAGCGTCTGGCCGGCCGCGGCGGCACAGTGACCGTCGAGCACGGGCCGGACGGGTTCACCCTGGTGGCCGAGGTCCCGCTGACGACCGGGGATACCCACGAGAGCGTGAGCGACGGGCGCGGCTCGTGGTGACCACCCGGATCCTGCTCGCCGAGGACCAGGGGATGCTCCGGTCCGCCCTGGCCTCGCTGCTCGACGTCGAGCCGGACATGGAGGTCGTGGCCCAGGTGGGCCGCGGCGACGAGATCGTCCCGGCCGCCGTGGAGCACCGGCCGGACGTCGCCCTGGTCGACATCGACCTTCCCGGCGGCAGCGGGCTCGATGCGCTCCCGGACCTGGCCCGGCAGGCCCCGGACTGCACGGCGATCATCGTCACCACCTTCGCCCGGGCCGGCTACCTCCGCCGGGCGATGTCGGCCGGCGCCCGCGGGTTCCTGGTCAAGGACGACCCGGTCGAGCAGCTGGCCGCCTCGATCCGTCGGGTCCTGGCCGGACAGGTCGTCGTCCAGCCCGACCTCGCGGTGGCGGCCCTCAGCGCGCCCGCCAACCCGCTCACCGATCGTGAGCAGGAGGTGCTCCGCGCGTCCCGGGACGGGGCGGTCGTGGCCGACATCGCCGGCCGGCTCTACCTGTCGGAGCAGACGGTGCGCAACTACCTGTCCGCCGCGATCGGCAAGACCGGGGCCCGCAACCGGGCCGAGGCGCT contains:
- a CDS encoding DUF6069 family protein, which produces MRNQHQTQTPTTPLTPVPGTDLSTAGTARRGSPTRRALTVVGAAVAALAVWLLAGPVLGIDLDVQQTPDSSTLVPVTASAVVISSVLAGLLGWALLALLERWGTRGVIVWRSVAGAITLLSLGGPLSLAQSTGGAVVLALLHLVVAGVLLVALPRGRSTAR
- a CDS encoding sensor histidine kinase, whose protein sequence is MDEGPSDASACAGASTHLTRSPLARYGQWLILVWAPLLLGAYVLAAASDHQWRDLTLLLAACAAFVLSIVNFYRPRSIRRFTVPAWLPLLVLAAVVVMILSTTRTVASSELAFVSVALLVITAAVVLPPRIVPAVIVAVAVCGAVAGLLAGWGWGLVSWLTVTTVLSGMGTFLVHQLAATIRELDRTRRQLAEAAVSAERVRFSRDLHDLLGHTLSVIVVKAEAVRRLAEADPAAAAAHGAEIEALGRSALTEVRQAVAGYREGGLEDEVSRAAAALRAGGIRPVIGHVPPGLDPGAERQLAWVVREATTNVLRHSGASTCRVLVDRPAGGARVTVADDGHGTPGGLANGTGLVGLRERLAGRGGTVTVEHGPDGFTLVAEVPLTTGDTHESVSDGRGSW
- a CDS encoding response regulator transcription factor; amino-acid sequence: MVTTRILLAEDQGMLRSALASLLDVEPDMEVVAQVGRGDEIVPAAVEHRPDVALVDIDLPGGSGLDALPDLARQAPDCTAIIVTTFARAGYLRRAMSAGARGFLVKDDPVEQLAASIRRVLAGQVVVQPDLAVAALSAPANPLTDREQEVLRASRDGAVVADIAGRLYLSEQTVRNYLSAAIGKTGARNRAEALARAEDHGWV